One part of the Pseudomonadota bacterium genome encodes these proteins:
- a CDS encoding DotD/TraH family lipoprotein (Members of this family include DotD of type IVB secretion systems and TraH of plasmid conjugative plasmid systems, both lipoproteins.) has translation MAIRAFFLPLLALAGLLAGCATGSDPWSAMAQTARPVVAAPDVVNMRIAEATERTAKALDTLALVDQARTPVDTSYVVEDVPEELKQTVTVTWTGPIEGLAALLADVSGYSFASIGAPPPAPVIVSVEVTEQPVMSVLRSLGLQAGRTADISVNANERVIEVRYVPTPAV, from the coding sequence ATGGCAATCAGGGCGTTTTTTCTGCCGTTACTGGCACTCGCAGGACTTCTGGCCGGATGCGCGACCGGGTCTGATCCCTGGTCTGCGATGGCCCAGACAGCCCGTCCTGTCGTGGCAGCGCCGGATGTGGTCAACATGCGCATTGCCGAGGCTACGGAAAGAACCGCGAAGGCGCTGGATACCCTGGCCCTGGTGGACCAGGCCAGGACACCGGTCGACACATCCTATGTGGTGGAGGATGTACCCGAGGAACTGAAGCAGACAGTGACAGTCACATGGACAGGTCCCATTGAGGGACTGGCCGCCCTGCTGGCCGATGTGTCCGGGTATTCCTTTGCCTCCATCGGGGCGCCGCCACCCGCACCTGTAATCGTGTCTGTCGAGGTGACAGAACAACCTGTCATGAGCGTGCTGCGCAGTCTGGGCCTGCAGGCCGGCCGCACGGCGGATATCAGCGTCAATGCCAACGAGCGTGTGATCGAGGTGCGGTATGTTCCCACGCCTGCT
- the pgeF gene encoding peptidoglycan editing factor PgeF, whose amino-acid sequence MILPVSLPGKTLKDLPGIRHGFFTRHGGVSTGPCASLNCARVDQDTPEAVAENRRRVVSALGVSRALLLLMRQVHGTRVVTVRDPWQPGDAPEADALVTDRPALVLGVLTADCAPVLLADPAAGVVGAAHAGWRGAVDRVVQETVKAMVALGADPARMIAAVGPCIGPASYEVTENFTAPFLQKDSRNDQFFIAAERPGHLVFNLPGYVLECLGQAGVSHAVWTGHDTLADPALFFSHRRGTVSGKPEHGRQISVIALA is encoded by the coding sequence ATGATCCTGCCTGTTTCTCTTCCCGGCAAAACCCTGAAAGATCTGCCGGGAATCCGTCATGGTTTTTTCACGCGCCATGGCGGAGTCAGCACTGGGCCTTGCGCTTCGCTGAACTGCGCCAGGGTGGATCAGGACACGCCGGAAGCTGTGGCTGAAAACCGCCGGCGGGTGGTGTCTGCTCTCGGAGTGTCGAGAGCATTGCTCCTGCTGATGCGTCAGGTGCATGGAACCCGGGTGGTGACAGTCCGGGATCCCTGGCAGCCCGGCGACGCGCCGGAGGCTGATGCGCTTGTCACGGACAGGCCGGCACTTGTCCTGGGAGTCCTGACGGCGGACTGTGCGCCCGTTCTGCTGGCCGATCCGGCGGCAGGTGTCGTGGGCGCAGCCCACGCGGGCTGGCGCGGGGCTGTGGACAGAGTGGTACAAGAGACCGTGAAGGCCATGGTCGCCCTGGGAGCTGACCCTGCGCGCATGATCGCCGCTGTGGGGCCATGCATCGGTCCTGCTTCCTATGAGGTGACGGAAAATTTCACCGCACCTTTTCTGCAGAAGGACAGCCGGAATGACCAGTTTTTTATCGCTGCAGAACGTCCCGGGCATCTGGTGTTCAACCTGCCCGGGTATGTGCTGGAATGTCTGGGGCAGGCCGGTGTGTCGCATGCTGTCTGGACCGGCCACGATACCCTGGCGGATCCAGCCCTTTTTTTCAGCCACCGCCGGGGAACCGTCAGTGGAAAACCCGAGCATGGACGCCAGATTTCTGTCATCGCCCTGGCGTAA
- a CDS encoding class I SAM-dependent methyltransferase, protein MTETLSDILRRRIEIHGPLRLDLFMGEALTGYYRTRQPLGREGDFVTAPEITSLFGEMLGLWCVDTWEKVGRPDRFLLVEPGPGRGTLMADILRTMDRVSPECRRACQIHLVEISPLLRSLQQKALEDKDNISWHETLETVPEGPAILVANEFFDALPVRQLCRTATGWSEVHVGYTAEQGFHLVTDPRPSVAVALVPENLRSAPEGTVVEISPASWSIMQDLARRLKRNRGAALVIDYGHDSPRSGATLQALRNHQKVSAPGSPGECDLTAHVDFAALSRVAREEGVRTVGPVGQGEFLEALGIGARAQQVAAKLSDTKKKQLEQSVERLVHPDAMGQLFRVLGVASPDLKGLAGFPGAGEKVL, encoded by the coding sequence ATGACGGAAACGCTGTCTGATATCCTGCGCCGGCGGATTGAAATCCACGGTCCCCTGCGACTGGATCTGTTCATGGGCGAGGCCCTGACCGGATATTATCGCACCCGCCAGCCACTGGGGAGAGAAGGCGATTTTGTCACCGCGCCGGAAATCACCTCGCTGTTTGGAGAAATGCTGGGCCTGTGGTGTGTGGACACGTGGGAGAAGGTGGGGCGGCCAGACAGGTTTCTTCTGGTGGAGCCTGGGCCAGGCCGCGGAACCCTGATGGCTGACATCCTGCGTACCATGGACAGGGTCAGCCCGGAATGCCGCAGAGCCTGCCAGATCCATCTGGTGGAGATCTCTCCGCTCCTGCGCAGCCTGCAGCAAAAAGCCCTTGAGGATAAGGACAATATCTCATGGCATGAGACCCTGGAGACGGTGCCGGAAGGTCCCGCCATCCTGGTGGCCAACGAGTTTTTCGACGCCCTGCCGGTGCGCCAGCTGTGCCGCACAGCTACAGGCTGGTCAGAAGTCCATGTGGGATATACGGCGGAACAGGGCTTTCATCTGGTGACGGATCCCCGGCCCTCTGTCGCCGTGGCCCTCGTTCCGGAAAACCTGCGCAGTGCTCCGGAAGGGACAGTCGTGGAAATCTCTCCGGCCTCTTGGTCCATCATGCAGGACCTGGCCCGGCGCCTGAAGCGCAACCGGGGTGCAGCGCTGGTGATCGACTATGGCCATGACAGTCCACGGTCCGGCGCCACTCTCCAGGCCCTGCGCAATCATCAGAAGGTATCAGCCCCGGGCAGTCCGGGGGAATGCGACCTGACCGCCCATGTGGATTTTGCGGCCCTGTCGCGCGTGGCGCGGGAGGAGGGGGTGCGCACAGTTGGTCCCGTGGGGCAAGGGGAATTTCTGGAGGCGCTGGGGATCGGGGCGCGGGCACAGCAGGTTGCCGCAAAACTGTCTGACACGAAAAAGAAACAGCTGGAACAGTCTGTAGAGCGCTTGGTCCATCCCGATGCCATGGGCCAGCTGTTCCGGGTTCTGGGTGTTGCATCTCCGGACCTGAAAGGACTGGCCGGCTTTCCGGGGGCGGGAGAAAAGGTTTTATGA
- the lgt gene encoding prolipoprotein diacylglyceryl transferase, which translates to MLTFPDIDPVAFSVGPLHIRWYALAYLAGFVLGWMYTVYLSRLKPLQRPVKEELDDFLSWAVIGVILGGRLGYILFYNFSWYLDHPVDILKVWQGGMSFHGGLAGILAAILLFSRKRKLDPFHLGDLIACAGPIGFFFGRVANFINGELYGRATDVPWAMVFPHGGLQFRHPSQLYEAALEGLLLFAILAMLAHRQTIRSRPGFLAGVFFAGYSLARIVVEFFREPDTQLGYLWAGATMGQILCIPMILFGAWLMVRAVRRPPVTA; encoded by the coding sequence ATGCTCACCTTTCCCGACATTGATCCTGTGGCCTTCAGCGTGGGGCCGCTCCACATCCGCTGGTACGCGCTGGCCTATCTGGCCGGGTTCGTGCTGGGCTGGATGTACACCGTTTACCTGTCGCGCCTGAAACCCCTTCAGCGCCCTGTGAAGGAGGAGCTGGACGATTTCCTGTCCTGGGCTGTCATCGGGGTGATCCTGGGCGGGCGGCTGGGCTATATCCTGTTCTATAATTTTTCCTGGTATCTGGATCATCCGGTGGACATCCTGAAGGTCTGGCAGGGAGGGATGTCGTTCCACGGCGGTCTTGCGGGGATCCTTGCGGCGATCCTGCTGTTCAGCCGGAAAAGAAAGCTTGATCCTTTCCATCTGGGGGATCTGATCGCCTGCGCCGGGCCCATCGGATTTTTCTTCGGCCGTGTGGCCAATTTTATCAATGGCGAGCTGTACGGCCGGGCCACGGATGTTCCCTGGGCCATGGTGTTTCCCCACGGCGGGCTTCAGTTCCGCCATCCCAGCCAGCTGTACGAGGCCGCGCTTGAGGGCCTTTTGCTGTTCGCCATCCTGGCCATGCTGGCCCACCGCCAGACCATACGCTCCCGACCCGGTTTCCTGGCCGGTGTGTTCTTCGCGGGATACAGTCTTGCGCGCATTGTGGTGGAATTCTTCCGCGAGCCGGATACCCAGCTGGGCTATCTGTGGGCGGGCGCTACCATGGGTCAGATCCTGTGCATCCCCATGATCCTGTTCGGGGCGTGGCTGATGGTCCGCGCTGTCCGCAGGCCGCCGGTGACTGCATGA